In Bacillota bacterium, one genomic interval encodes:
- a CDS encoding flagellin protein: MRINHNIAALNTYRQLTSNAASQQKSLAKLSSGLRINSAADDAAGLAISEKMRAQIRGLEQSQRNAQDGISMIQTAEGGLNEVHSILQRMRELATQASNDTNVEIDRDEIQKEINNLTSEINRIGNSTEFNTKSLMKGVGSVEGVELDATGTSGMTAIADGGATLSGGATNYTDASQFITTSGLTGSGADFDGKSLTFRLGDINGDIEELTITFHENAGFSGDAVSGATSNSIDIYIGSGDEVGSGNLADLISSGLQDMIELNTDIEGNYTVNVSGGSEVVVTATNDLQGSAGKVGIASGSLLAAACQGDASVGSTTYTAASEVIDFSEFSGDASAIEALAGDGWTINGMQIEFYNAENGAYSGNADLAVNIGTALASGLTSGDMRAVLADSVATQIGNNISGVSATLSGSDVVITAAEAGKDGNNIVVADGTEQTDTTAAFSATFQVGANKSQSFVIEINDMRSEALGLTGTAGDTGFTASNTVTNGMSDTLQEAALDVSNATSASAAIKTINDAIENVSAERSKLGAYQNRLEHTINNLGTSAENLTTAESRIRDVDMAKEMMQFTKQNILSQAAQSMLAQANQLPQGVLQLLR, translated from the coding sequence GTGAGAATTAATCACAATATTGCGGCACTGAACACGTATCGTCAGTTGACCAGCAATGCCGCTTCGCAACAGAAGTCATTGGCTAAATTATCATCGGGACTTCGCATTAACAGTGCAGCCGACGACGCAGCAGGCCTTGCCATTTCAGAGAAAATGCGTGCACAAATTAGGGGATTGGAGCAATCTCAGCGGAACGCGCAAGATGGTATTTCTATGATTCAAACAGCCGAGGGTGGATTAAACGAGGTACACAGCATACTGCAACGTATGCGTGAACTGGCCACACAGGCTTCCAACGATACTAACGTTGAAATTGACCGCGATGAGATTCAAAAAGAAATCAACAATTTGACATCTGAGATTAACCGTATCGGTAATTCCACTGAATTCAATACCAAAAGCCTCATGAAAGGTGTCGGCAGTGTTGAAGGCGTTGAATTAGATGCGACCGGTACTTCAGGAATGACAGCCATAGCCGATGGTGGGGCAACTTTATCTGGTGGGGCAACAAACTATACAGATGCAAGTCAATTCATCACAACCAGTGGCTTAACTGGTTCGGGTGCTGACTTTGATGGTAAATCACTTACATTTAGACTTGGCGATATAAATGGCGATATTGAAGAATTGACAATAACCTTCCATGAGAATGCCGGTTTTTCTGGTGATGCTGTATCCGGAGCCACTTCGAATTCAATTGATATTTATATTGGATCTGGTGATGAAGTTGGCTCAGGCAACCTTGCAGATCTTATAAGTAGTGGATTACAGGACATGATAGAATTGAATACTGATATTGAGGGTAATTACACGGTTAATGTCTCCGGTGGATCTGAAGTAGTCGTTACGGCAACAAACGATTTGCAGGGCAGTGCGGGTAAAGTGGGTATTGCAAGTGGTTCTTTACTTGCAGCAGCTTGCCAGGGTGATGCCTCCGTTGGATCAACAACCTATACAGCTGCTTCAGAAGTTATTGACTTTAGTGAATTTTCGGGAGACGCATCAGCCATTGAGGCCTTGGCTGGCGATGGTTGGACAATTAACGGAATGCAAATTGAGTTTTACAACGCAGAAAATGGGGCTTATTCTGGAAATGCCGATTTAGCTGTTAATATCGGTACGGCATTAGCTTCAGGTCTGACTAGTGGTGATATGAGAGCAGTCCTTGCTGACTCAGTTGCTACTCAAATAGGTAATAATATCAGTGGAGTATCAGCTACTCTATCTGGTAGTGATGTGGTTATCACGGCCGCAGAAGCTGGAAAAGATGGTAACAATATTGTTGTTGCAGACGGTACAGAGCAAACAGATACCACTGCAGCTTTCTCGGCTACCTTCCAGGTAGGTGCAAATAAGAGCCAAAGTTTTGTTATTGAGATTAACGACATGCGTTCAGAGGCACTAGGTTTAACCGGGACAGCCGGAGATACAGGATTCACAGCGTCCAATACAGTGACCAACGGAATGAGCGATACATTACAGGAAGCGGCACTTGACGTTTCCAATGCCACCAGTGCATCTGCCGCTATTAAAACTATAAACGATGCAATTGAAAATGTATCCGCAGAACGTTCTAAGCTAGGTGCCTATCAAAACCGTTTGGAGCATACAATCAATAACCTTGGAACTTCTGCAGAAAACTTGACCACCGCTGAATCTCGTATTAGGGACGTAGATATGGCCAAGGAAATGATGCAATTCACCAAGCAGAATATCCTCTCCCAGGCCGCACAATCCATGTTGGCACAGGCCAACCAGCTGCCTCAAGGAGTATTGCAGCTTCTCAGGTAA
- a CDS encoding chemotaxis response regulator protein-glutamate methylesterase — MQKPIRVLVVDDSALMRIMVSRLLEETGKFKIIATASNGEEGVQKICALKPDAVTMDVEMPKMDGLSALKEVMRRCPLPVIMLSTLTTAGARATMEALAAGAVDFVPKPASPAQVKSVTGQLAEKLSTAVHATIHATPARKVQPKKPPAQKTPEKPLPPPRSRTRVTSTKANLVVIGSSTGGPAALQSLLPTLPQNFPAAIVVVQHIPAGFSQPMADHLARKCNIKVRHAQHNDPVIPGHILVAPAGYDLDFKASGSHVTVKLDQGLDRPLKPGQFRPSVDWVMSSAASVYGKRAMGVLLTGMGKDGAQGLAILRESGSYTIAEDESTCVVYGMPKAAAELGAAVTVLPLTQIAREILRKV; from the coding sequence ATGCAGAAGCCAATTAGGGTACTGGTAGTTGACGATTCCGCACTGATGCGGATCATGGTCAGCCGCCTCCTGGAGGAAACCGGTAAATTCAAAATAATAGCAACTGCTTCCAACGGGGAAGAAGGGGTACAAAAAATATGCGCCCTGAAGCCTGATGCCGTAACCATGGATGTGGAAATGCCCAAAATGGACGGCCTTTCCGCTCTGAAAGAAGTTATGCGCCGCTGCCCTCTGCCGGTAATTATGCTGAGCACATTAACCACAGCCGGTGCCAGGGCTACCATGGAAGCCCTGGCTGCCGGGGCGGTGGATTTTGTCCCTAAACCCGCCAGCCCCGCCCAAGTAAAGTCAGTAACCGGTCAGCTGGCAGAGAAACTTTCTACGGCAGTTCATGCGACAATACACGCTACACCTGCCCGCAAGGTGCAGCCAAAGAAGCCGCCGGCACAAAAAACACCGGAAAAACCCCTGCCGCCACCAAGATCTCGTACCAGAGTAACATCAACCAAGGCTAACCTGGTTGTGATCGGTTCATCCACCGGCGGGCCGGCAGCTCTCCAATCGCTGCTTCCCACCCTCCCCCAAAACTTTCCCGCTGCTATCGTAGTGGTGCAGCACATACCTGCCGGATTTAGCCAACCTATGGCCGACCACCTGGCCAGAAAATGCAACATCAAAGTGCGGCATGCCCAACATAATGATCCCGTAATACCAGGACATATACTTGTTGCCCCGGCTGGATATGACTTGGACTTTAAAGCATCCGGCAGCCACGTAACAGTAAAGCTGGACCAGGGCCTGGACAGGCCCCTTAAGCCCGGGCAATTCCGGCCGTCCGTTGATTGGGTGATGTCCTCCGCTGCAAGTGTTTACGGCAAGCGGGCCATGGGTGTTTTATTGACCGGGATGGGTAAAGACGGGGCCCAAGGGTTGGCCATTTTGAGGGAATCTGGATCATATACCATCGCCGAAGATGAAAGTACATGCGTGGTTTACGGCATGCCCAAGGCCGCCGCAGAATTAGGTGCAGCTGTTACAGTACTGCCCCTGACACAAATTGCACGGGAAATTTTGAGAAAAGTATAA
- a CDS encoding flagellar assembly protein FliW — MKVKTTRFGILEINAERTITFPAGLPGFEKLHRFFMLPAEGTEYIQWLQSVEKPEIALLVIDPFQYFADYSVEIPEPDLKELGLANPADALVLTTITVPRNNPGNATANLLAPVVMNTKYNKAKQVILTGSPYTTKHNLFPQSKETKQQPERACNGEGV, encoded by the coding sequence TTGAAAGTAAAAACCACCCGTTTTGGCATTTTGGAAATTAACGCCGAAAGAACAATCACCTTCCCTGCCGGTCTGCCCGGCTTTGAAAAACTGCACCGCTTTTTTATGCTCCCCGCCGAGGGAACGGAATATATACAGTGGCTCCAGTCAGTGGAAAAACCTGAGATCGCACTTTTGGTTATTGATCCTTTTCAATACTTTGCAGATTACTCCGTGGAGATCCCTGAACCTGATCTTAAGGAACTGGGGCTTGCGAACCCTGCAGATGCACTGGTGTTAACCACCATCACCGTACCCCGGAACAATCCAGGCAACGCCACCGCCAACCTGCTGGCACCCGTCGTAATGAACACTAAATACAACAAAGCCAAGCAAGTTATCCTTACCGGGTCACCATATACCACAAAACATAACCTATTTCCCCAAAGCAAAGAAACAAAGCAGCAGCCAGAAAGAGCCTGTAACGGGGAGGGAGTGTAA
- the flgK gene encoding flagellar hook-associated protein FlgK, with the protein MSSPGTFFGLEIARRGLAAHQKSLEITGHNIANANTPGYSRQEAVHTAGIPYPSPGSNSGTSPGQLGSGVEISEIRRIRNEYLDTQVRDSTSAQSYWESKTEIMEQIESIFPEPDGRGIQEVMLNFFSDWQDLNNAPQDDGIKVAVVESGKELARLFRDTHNQLNNVDKSIISNIDTSTGLVQGGKMYDMAQQVNDLATRLKDITESIIKVKREGRQPNDLLDKRDALLEDLSQFGPIKVQGILDGQGAETGGINISLFGKSLIHTDANLKVNQEQVKVTYNDQGDNNKLNDDVIVNIGSNVVNLTDRIDNGTGKMVGTVSAWSDNNNLMHELNSMARSMGDSVNALYNPADENLPQYYWVFEDTNGSQITGNDRNAGQIYVQQDLIDTPENLDGTEALGVARLRNQTQVLTGREDDINGSGWNLSITADNEASILEGFTFTFKSDTTSAISTSFNEGTKTLEIEADWDNSDGHAPTLTDIETAINQAFSDQGYSATISLGVDGGNYSAGDIDSATSLASFDIQLQDSLNLSGSTLEESYQGYIASLGSKTKSAQNMSQNQHAILDQITSLQQSASGVSLDEELSRMIQFQYGYQASARVMNVVDGILDTLINRMAV; encoded by the coding sequence ATGTCCTCACCCGGTACATTTTTCGGATTAGAAATCGCCCGCCGCGGGCTGGCCGCTCACCAAAAGTCCCTGGAAATCACCGGGCATAACATAGCCAACGCCAACACCCCTGGCTACAGCCGCCAAGAAGCAGTACATACAGCAGGCATTCCCTACCCCTCCCCCGGCTCCAACTCGGGCACGAGCCCCGGACAGCTGGGCTCAGGGGTAGAAATAAGTGAAATCAGGCGTATTCGCAACGAATACCTGGACACCCAGGTGCGTGACTCCACATCCGCACAAAGTTACTGGGAGAGCAAAACCGAAATTATGGAACAAATAGAATCAATCTTTCCGGAGCCGGACGGGCGGGGCATCCAGGAAGTAATGCTGAACTTTTTCAGCGACTGGCAGGATCTAAATAACGCTCCTCAAGATGACGGTATTAAGGTAGCGGTGGTGGAATCAGGCAAGGAACTGGCCAGGTTATTCAGGGATACACATAATCAGCTAAACAACGTAGATAAAAGTATTATTTCCAACATCGATACAAGCACTGGCTTAGTCCAGGGCGGCAAAATGTACGATATGGCACAGCAGGTTAATGATCTGGCTACTCGTTTAAAAGATATTACCGAATCAATAATAAAAGTTAAAAGGGAAGGCCGCCAACCCAATGACCTTTTGGACAAGCGGGACGCTCTACTAGAGGACTTGTCCCAATTCGGCCCCATTAAAGTGCAAGGTATCCTTGACGGTCAAGGGGCGGAAACAGGCGGCATAAACATCAGCTTGTTTGGCAAGTCTCTCATACATACCGACGCCAACTTAAAGGTAAACCAGGAGCAAGTTAAGGTTACCTATAACGATCAGGGTGACAACAACAAATTAAACGATGATGTGATTGTCAATATAGGCAGCAATGTTGTTAACCTTACTGACCGCATCGACAACGGTACCGGTAAAATGGTGGGTACAGTATCAGCTTGGAGTGACAACAACAATCTCATGCATGAATTAAACAGCATGGCCCGCTCCATGGGTGATTCCGTCAACGCGTTATACAATCCCGCCGACGAGAATTTGCCACAGTATTATTGGGTTTTTGAAGACACTAACGGCAGCCAGATCACGGGAAATGACCGGAATGCCGGGCAAATATATGTTCAACAAGATTTGATTGACACGCCGGAAAACTTGGATGGCACCGAAGCCCTGGGAGTCGCACGGTTACGGAACCAGACACAGGTGTTGACCGGCCGGGAAGATGACATTAACGGCAGCGGGTGGAATTTGAGTATTACCGCAGACAACGAGGCCTCAATACTTGAAGGTTTTACTTTTACCTTTAAATCTGATACTACTTCGGCAATTAGCACATCATTTAATGAAGGTACCAAAACTTTGGAGATTGAAGCCGATTGGGATAACTCTGATGGACATGCACCTACTCTTACTGACATTGAAACCGCTATTAACCAGGCTTTTTCCGACCAAGGTTACAGCGCCACAATCTCTCTTGGTGTAGACGGAGGTAATTATTCCGCCGGTGACATAGATAGTGCTACATCATTAGCTTCTTTTGACATCCAACTGCAAGACAGTCTTAATCTTAGTGGCAGCACCTTGGAAGAATCTTACCAGGGCTATATCGCCAGTTTGGGTTCCAAAACCAAATCCGCCCAGAATATGAGTCAAAACCAGCATGCCATCCTGGACCAAATAACAAGCTTACAGCAGTCCGCATCCGGCGTATCCCTGGATGAAGAGTTAAGCCGCATGATCCAGTTTCAGTACGGCTACCAGGCGTCCGCCAGGGTAATGAACGTAGTGGACGGAATCCTGGATACCCTGATTAACCGTATGGCTGTCTAA
- a CDS encoding flagellar protein FlaG yields MKIGDGGLQSMATYDDVTTKLAQEKQLRKPDGTEDAAKKNESGTQLDINALNKAVEKLNENAQANNLPLEFAVKNDNDKTTVKINNTQSGKERQVTPEELPKLVQGMEQNIGMIIDQYF; encoded by the coding sequence ATGAAAATAGGAGACGGCGGCCTGCAAAGCATGGCTACCTACGATGATGTTACCACCAAACTGGCCCAGGAAAAGCAGCTAAGAAAACCCGACGGGACGGAAGATGCTGCCAAGAAAAACGAATCAGGCACTCAGCTGGACATAAACGCCCTGAATAAAGCCGTGGAAAAACTTAACGAAAATGCCCAGGCTAATAATCTACCTTTAGAGTTTGCTGTTAAGAATGATAACGATAAGACAACTGTCAAAATCAATAACACCCAGAGCGGCAAAGAACGCCAAGTGACCCCGGAGGAGCTGCCCAAGCTTGTCCAGGGAATGGAACAAAATATAGGGATGATTATTGACCAATACTTTTAG
- a CDS encoding motility associated factor glycosyltransferase family protein, which produces MTLVGNINLLNRIQPKLWDNIKKVEECPALNTVNLIETKAKVPSLTIDRDGHSYVIHSKYDPVKEAERFVERFKESEVGEFKHIFFYGLGLGYHVECFFKKFPKVNFTLYEPSPFVFYNYICNRPLKELPIKHLNNIFVEQNPSDIQRFATQFLSNVTDKVLFVVLPSYEHVFSEEYSLFSKHFVESVKSKRSSLHTNLGYQKRWVINSLLNLPEVINSPNILDEAYKEKFKGKPCLLVAAGPSLEEEIENVLYIKENNLAYIFSVGSANKALLNNNIYPDAVLAYDPKETNLLVFEKIINQEIDSIPLIFGSSVAFELLTKYPGPKIHMITSQDSTAPYLLCRKDGTPIRKVSDAPSIAVLGLNILLELQCNPIILVGQNLAYKDNQHFARGISYKHRPTEVTEQDKKNFVEVEDVYGKPVFSKHGWVMARKQMELYIKTAFNKDSKIQVINTTEGGAKIEGTTFIELSRVINSELTCHIDPGWHQCKAQNIYDSSHISEKLTFMESELKDLPGVIEQLYDILRQLHRQAQQNSTQELNKVFSKLDKGNKKLEKNRVYKLFLKPMNRVQYEILARNITHVKFDKNLINKTDIIIREFGKYLTACQKDLVVVNKVFHQVQKSIISFTKTDKNVL; this is translated from the coding sequence ATGACCTTAGTAGGTAATATTAACCTGTTAAACCGCATTCAACCTAAACTTTGGGACAATATTAAAAAAGTAGAGGAATGCCCGGCCCTGAATACAGTCAACCTAATTGAAACCAAGGCAAAAGTTCCCAGTTTGACTATAGACCGTGATGGGCATTCTTATGTCATTCACAGCAAGTATGATCCCGTAAAAGAAGCTGAACGTTTTGTGGAACGTTTTAAAGAATCCGAGGTAGGAGAATTTAAGCATATTTTCTTTTATGGGCTTGGTTTAGGGTATCACGTTGAGTGTTTTTTTAAAAAATTTCCTAAAGTAAATTTTACTCTATATGAGCCGAGTCCTTTTGTTTTTTACAATTACATATGCAACAGACCATTAAAAGAACTTCCCATAAAACACTTAAATAATATCTTTGTAGAACAAAACCCAAGTGACATACAGCGATTTGCCACCCAATTCCTATCTAATGTTACGGATAAAGTGCTTTTTGTGGTTCTTCCTAGTTACGAGCATGTTTTTAGCGAAGAGTATAGCCTTTTCAGCAAACATTTTGTCGAATCTGTAAAAAGTAAAAGAAGTTCTCTGCACACTAACCTAGGTTACCAAAAACGATGGGTTATCAATAGTCTCTTAAACTTACCAGAAGTGATCAATTCACCTAATATACTCGATGAAGCCTATAAAGAAAAATTTAAGGGGAAGCCTTGTTTGTTAGTGGCAGCCGGTCCCTCTTTGGAGGAAGAAATTGAAAATGTACTATATATTAAAGAAAACAATTTGGCTTATATTTTCTCGGTGGGTTCAGCTAACAAAGCACTGTTAAATAATAATATATACCCGGATGCCGTTTTAGCTTATGACCCGAAGGAAACCAACCTTCTTGTCTTTGAGAAAATAATAAACCAAGAAATTGATTCCATACCCTTAATTTTCGGAAGCAGTGTAGCTTTTGAACTGTTGACTAAGTACCCGGGCCCCAAAATACATATGATAACCAGCCAGGACAGTACCGCCCCTTATTTATTGTGCAGGAAAGACGGTACCCCGATCAGAAAAGTTTCAGACGCTCCGTCTATTGCCGTCCTTGGTTTGAATATCTTATTGGAACTGCAATGTAATCCTATTATTTTGGTAGGGCAAAATTTAGCATACAAAGACAATCAGCACTTTGCAAGAGGCATATCTTACAAACATAGACCTACCGAGGTAACAGAGCAAGATAAGAAAAACTTCGTAGAAGTCGAAGATGTATACGGAAAACCCGTGTTTTCAAAACATGGTTGGGTGATGGCAAGAAAACAAATGGAATTGTACATTAAAACAGCCTTTAATAAAGATTCGAAAATTCAAGTCATAAATACAACCGAAGGTGGAGCTAAGATAGAAGGAACTACATTTATTGAGCTCTCCAGAGTAATAAATTCAGAACTAACCTGCCATATTGACCCTGGCTGGCACCAGTGCAAAGCCCAAAATATCTATGATAGTTCCCATATATCCGAAAAATTAACTTTTATGGAAAGCGAGCTGAAGGATTTGCCAGGGGTCATAGAACAGCTATATGATATTCTTCGGCAATTACACCGGCAAGCCCAGCAGAACAGTACTCAAGAGCTGAATAAAGTGTTTTCAAAACTTGACAAGGGAAATAAGAAGTTAGAAAAAAATCGTGTCTATAAACTTTTTTTAAAGCCAATGAACAGGGTTCAATATGAAATACTGGCAAGGAATATTACACACGTTAAGTTTGATAAGAACTTAATTAACAAAACAGATATTATTATTAGAGAATTTGGTAAATACCTCACAGCATGTCAAAAGGACCTAGTTGTAGTAAATAAAGTTTTTCACCAAGTCCAAAAAAGTATTATTTCTTTTACAAAAACAGATAAAAATGTATTATAG
- the flgM gene encoding flagellar biosynthesis anti-sigma factor FlgM: MKINPNGIKALQTYNNQANVHKDGREASSTTNTPNKGDRIEISREARDLASYRQELKQRSEVRPELVQSLKAKIHEGTYKPSPEKIAQGIINDKLLDEKV, from the coding sequence ATGAAAATAAATCCCAACGGAATAAAGGCTTTACAAACATATAATAACCAGGCCAACGTCCATAAAGACGGCCGGGAGGCTTCCAGCACCACCAATACGCCCAACAAAGGCGACCGTATTGAAATTTCCCGGGAAGCACGCGACCTGGCATCATACCGCCAGGAACTCAAACAGCGCTCGGAAGTAAGGCCGGAGTTAGTGCAATCCTTGAAAGCAAAGATCCATGAAGGTACTTACAAGCCGTCCCCGGAAAAAATTGCCCAGGGAATTATCAACGATAAATTACTGGATGAGAAGGTTTAA
- the flgL gene encoding flagellar hook-associated protein 3 — protein MRVTNQMMGNALKQHIQNNLSKLSRTQEQLSTGKTILRPSDNPTDISQLMAVKAQKEINKQYTQNIDDGLSYLYTTDTALGTAGEMMAQANELAAQGANGTLNDADMQAIGEQIDKMIDEMVDVANTTAGGKYIFAGRTNQRPPFYRNDNNPDQIMYRGDLKRISREIANLSEHTVDAPGVLDGENGVFGAIDATDLSADGKAEVTGGVFKTLIDLRDALNSGDQDQVNNMVEEIQTTTDHILMNRVAVGARTRHFEAVKDQMLDQETRLSQVMQNLQSADIARLSIDLGQQQLVYQTTLSAGANMLQTSLLNFLK, from the coding sequence GTGCGAGTAACCAATCAAATGATGGGAAACGCGCTTAAACAGCATATTCAGAATAACCTAAGCAAGCTTTCCCGCACCCAGGAACAACTTTCCACGGGAAAAACAATCCTGCGCCCCAGTGATAACCCCACTGACATCAGCCAGCTAATGGCTGTCAAGGCACAGAAAGAAATAAATAAACAATATACTCAGAATATAGATGACGGGTTGTCTTATTTATATACCACCGATACTGCCCTTGGTACAGCCGGTGAAATGATGGCCCAAGCCAATGAACTTGCGGCTCAGGGGGCAAACGGGACGCTTAACGATGCGGACATGCAGGCCATTGGGGAACAAATTGATAAAATGATAGATGAGATGGTTGACGTTGCCAATACCACAGCCGGTGGCAAATACATTTTTGCCGGCCGGACAAACCAAAGGCCTCCTTTCTATCGGAATGATAATAATCCTGACCAAATTATGTACAGGGGTGACCTAAAGAGAATCTCCCGCGAGATAGCTAACTTATCGGAACACACAGTGGATGCTCCGGGGGTACTGGATGGAGAAAACGGAGTATTCGGTGCTATCGATGCAACTGATTTAAGTGCTGACGGTAAAGCAGAAGTAACCGGCGGTGTTTTCAAAACCCTTATCGATCTGCGGGATGCCCTTAACAGCGGCGACCAGGATCAGGTAAACAACATGGTGGAAGAGATTCAAACTACCACGGATCATATCCTTATGAACAGGGTGGCCGTGGGCGCCCGCACCCGCCACTTTGAAGCAGTAAAGGATCAAATGCTGGATCAAGAAACCAGGCTCTCCCAGGTAATGCAAAACCTTCAGTCGGCTGATATAGCCCGGCTTAGCATCGACCTCGGGCAGCAGCAGCTGGTATACCAGACAACCCTGTCCGCAGGGGCTAATATGTTACAAACCAGTCTTTTGAACTTCCTTAAGTAG
- a CDS encoding flagellar protein FlgN yields the protein MDTRQQFAKLYKLLQRQEQVIERLIAAAEEQTQYLRRNDTKNLQTITEKQEVLSNTLKNLENDRLQVQQALEKDLGLPGESSLEHLTLYAGQKDALDLNNIKSSLQKNTEHLKEVNILNQALTDQALQFTNFMLGLLQPQQQTGYTKQGNLNKTPTNKSRLNKSI from the coding sequence ATGGATACAAGACAGCAGTTCGCAAAACTATATAAACTGCTGCAGCGGCAGGAACAGGTTATAGAACGGTTAATTGCCGCAGCAGAAGAGCAAACCCAATACCTGCGCCGTAATGATACCAAAAACCTGCAGACAATTACAGAAAAGCAAGAAGTACTATCCAACACCCTTAAGAATCTAGAAAATGACCGCCTGCAGGTACAGCAGGCCCTGGAAAAAGATCTGGGGCTGCCAGGAGAATCGTCCCTTGAGCACCTGACACTATATGCCGGGCAAAAAGATGCACTGGACCTTAATAATATTAAATCTTCGTTGCAGAAAAACACAGAACACCTTAAAGAAGTTAATATCTTAAACCAGGCATTAACAGACCAGGCCCTACAATTTACAAACTTCATGCTGGGGCTGCTCCAACCACAACAGCAAACCGGCTACACCAAACAAGGCAACCTAAACAAAACACCAACCAACAAATCCAGACTAAATAAATCAATCTAA
- the csrA gene encoding carbon storage regulator CsrA → MLVLTRKKNLEIMLGSDIKITVLEIGEDFVKLGIDAPKDITILRGELYQDVKNENTTAAGTDHATLDLLKELFVKP, encoded by the coding sequence ATGCTGGTCCTCACCCGCAAAAAAAACTTGGAAATAATGCTGGGCAGCGATATCAAGATAACTGTACTGGAAATAGGCGAAGACTTTGTAAAATTAGGCATCGACGCTCCTAAAGACATCACAATTCTCCGGGGCGAGCTTTACCAGGACGTCAAAAACGAAAATACCACTGCTGCAGGAACCGATCATGCAACGTTGGATTTACTCAAAGAATTATTTGTCAAACCCTAA